Proteins from a single region of Nocardioides anomalus:
- a CDS encoding copper transporter: MITLRQHVASLVAVFLALAVGIVLGGGPLAGDDDDTDSARGSAAASGADRPESSAADTTYAEAFAAAGAARLYANGLDTHATAILALPGADDSQVEALNAQVLAAGGSVTGTYTVSDTLLDPEQRDDVEDTTSQLATSLGDPRVPTDTWGYDTVGTLLALAMSTTQPSSVRADLAAVTVRTALADAGLLQSPTDVRNAPLVLVVLPPGQDDGGASLAARTVLAGVVNGVGAQSAGVVVVGDTDSADDGELAALRESDLGERISTVDGTDTALGQVTAVLALIAVINGTSGAFGASGADGAVPLA, from the coding sequence ATGATCACGCTGCGCCAGCACGTCGCCTCCCTCGTCGCGGTCTTCTTGGCCCTCGCCGTGGGCATCGTCCTCGGCGGCGGGCCGCTGGCCGGTGACGACGACGACACGGACAGCGCCCGCGGGAGCGCCGCCGCCAGCGGCGCTGACCGGCCGGAGTCGAGCGCGGCCGACACGACGTACGCCGAGGCGTTCGCCGCCGCCGGGGCCGCTCGGCTCTACGCCAACGGCCTGGACACCCACGCCACCGCGATCCTGGCGCTGCCGGGCGCCGACGACAGCCAGGTCGAGGCGCTCAACGCCCAGGTCCTGGCCGCGGGCGGGTCGGTCACCGGCACCTACACGGTGAGCGACACCCTGCTCGACCCCGAGCAGCGCGACGACGTCGAGGACACCACCAGCCAGCTGGCCACCAGCCTGGGCGACCCGCGCGTGCCGACCGACACCTGGGGCTACGACACCGTCGGGACGCTGCTGGCCCTGGCCATGTCCACGACCCAGCCGTCCTCGGTGCGCGCCGACCTCGCGGCCGTCACCGTCCGCACCGCGCTGGCCGACGCCGGGCTGCTCCAGTCACCGACCGACGTGCGCAACGCCCCGCTGGTGCTCGTCGTGCTGCCCCCGGGCCAGGACGACGGCGGTGCGAGCCTGGCCGCACGCACCGTGCTGGCCGGCGTGGTCAACGGCGTCGGCGCCCAGAGCGCGGGCGTCGTGGTGGTCGGCGACACCGACTCCGCCGACGACGGCGAGCTCGCCGCGCTGCGCGAGTCCGACCTCGGCGAGCGGATCTCGACCGTGGACGGGACGGACACGGCCCTGGGTCAGGTGACCGCCGTGCTGGCCCTGATCGCGGTGATCAACGGCACGAGCGGCGCGTTCGGTGCGTCGGGTGCGGATGGTGCCGTGCCCTTGGCATAG
- the steA gene encoding putative cytokinetic ring protein SteA — translation MKANARRTTLTASGGTGPGGVLGTARVGVDPASLLPSLQPGDVAVLDHADLDRQTATALVDAGVVAVVNAQRMGSGRYASLGPEVLAEAALPVVDQIGAEGLSNILDAQQVRVHQGVVYAVRPDGGVDELAVGRDVDLDLVHRDTERAQSAARGPVDLLAPDPGEALEQEWRLLLQGQGLPHVRTALRDRPVVVVARADHADLQAVASFVREQAPVVVAVGRAADDLIGLTWAPDIVLVTAGDPDTVPSGDALRVATDVVLMTPPGSGLDEQATIETVATNAPLLVDSTASAEDVALLLAEHHGASVVVGVGLHARLEDYLDRPGEAPTSGFVTRLKLGERLVTPTAVRALYSGRPGSGQLAFVVVAGLLALLAAIAVTPVGRDWVQSVVDQLQGLT, via the coding sequence GTGAAGGCCAACGCGCGCAGGACCACGCTGACCGCGTCCGGCGGCACCGGCCCCGGCGGTGTGCTGGGCACCGCCCGCGTCGGGGTGGACCCCGCGAGCCTGCTGCCCTCCCTCCAGCCGGGAGACGTCGCCGTCCTCGACCACGCCGACCTGGACCGGCAGACCGCGACCGCGCTGGTGGACGCCGGTGTCGTGGCCGTGGTCAACGCCCAGCGGATGGGGTCGGGCCGCTACGCCAGCCTGGGCCCGGAGGTGCTGGCCGAGGCCGCGCTCCCGGTGGTCGACCAGATCGGCGCCGAGGGGCTGAGCAACATCCTCGACGCCCAGCAGGTCCGCGTGCACCAAGGCGTGGTGTACGCCGTCCGGCCCGACGGCGGCGTCGACGAGCTGGCCGTCGGCCGCGACGTCGACCTGGACCTCGTGCACCGGGACACCGAGCGGGCCCAGTCGGCGGCGCGCGGGCCGGTGGACCTGCTGGCCCCGGACCCGGGCGAGGCGCTCGAGCAGGAGTGGCGGCTGCTGCTCCAGGGCCAGGGCCTGCCGCACGTGCGCACCGCGCTCCGGGACCGGCCCGTGGTGGTCGTGGCCCGCGCCGACCACGCCGACCTCCAGGCCGTCGCGTCCTTCGTGCGCGAGCAGGCGCCGGTGGTCGTCGCCGTGGGCCGCGCCGCCGACGACCTGATCGGGCTCACCTGGGCGCCGGACATCGTGCTGGTCACGGCGGGCGACCCGGACACGGTGCCCTCCGGCGACGCGCTGCGGGTGGCGACCGACGTGGTCCTGATGACGCCACCGGGCTCGGGGCTGGACGAGCAGGCCACGATCGAGACGGTGGCCACCAACGCCCCGCTGCTGGTGGACTCCACGGCCAGCGCCGAGGACGTCGCCCTGCTGCTGGCCGAGCACCACGGTGCCTCGGTCGTGGTCGGGGTGGGCCTGCACGCGCGGCTCGAGGACTACCTCGACCGGCCCGGCGAGGCGCCGACCAGCGGCTTCGTGACCCGGCTCAAGCTGGGGGAGCGGCTGGTCACGCCGACGGCCGTCCGGGCGCTGTACTCCGGCCGGCCCGGCTCGGGCCAGCTCGCCTTCGTCGTCGTCGCTGGGCTGCTCGCGCTGCTCGCGGCCATCGCGGTGACCCCGGTCGGCCGCGACTGGGTCCAGAGCGTCGTCGACCAACTCCAGGGGCTCACATGA
- the recN gene encoding DNA repair protein RecN, with translation MLEEIRIGQLGVIDSSRLELGPGLTVITGETGAGKTMVVTALGLLLGGRADSGMVRTGAAHARVEGVVDASGLAGFASAVDEAGGEVEDGHVVLARNVASEGRSRAWVGGASVPVSRLAEVAEPLVAVHGQSDQHRLLRHRAQREALDRFGGEPVLALVSAYAALHARLEATERELDEVVASARERAREADLLRFGLGEIEAVDPKPGEDAQLAADEARLGYAEELRTAAEGAREALSSESGDPDALAAASAARTLLESVRAHDADAGALADRLAEITYLLSDLAADVASYAAGVDADPARLAATSERRAALTALTRKYGETAEDVLAWAETSAARLLDLDGTDERIETLREQQRSLRAELGEVALSLSAARSEAATRLATEVTAELSLLAMPHARLEVTVSQHEVDAPAGEPSGSPLEVGRRWLRHNASGVDEVELLLAANTGSEPRPLHKGASGGELSRVMLALEVALAGTSPVPTFVFDEVDAGVGGSAAVEIGRRLAQLARTAQVLVVTHLPQVAAYADRHVLVEKASDGSVTSSGLTVLDEAARERELSRMLAGLAESDTALAHARELLEVAAPARALA, from the coding sequence GTGCTCGAGGAGATCCGGATCGGCCAGCTGGGCGTCATCGACTCCTCGCGGCTCGAGCTCGGGCCGGGGCTGACGGTGATCACCGGCGAGACCGGCGCCGGCAAGACGATGGTGGTGACCGCGCTCGGGCTGCTGCTGGGCGGGCGGGCCGACAGCGGGATGGTCCGCACCGGCGCGGCGCACGCGCGGGTCGAGGGCGTGGTGGACGCGAGCGGGTTGGCCGGGTTCGCGAGCGCGGTGGACGAGGCGGGCGGCGAGGTCGAGGACGGCCACGTGGTGCTGGCCCGCAACGTGGCCAGCGAGGGCCGGTCCCGGGCCTGGGTCGGCGGCGCGTCGGTGCCGGTGTCCCGGCTGGCCGAGGTGGCCGAGCCGCTGGTGGCGGTGCACGGGCAGTCCGACCAGCACCGGCTCCTGCGGCACCGGGCGCAGCGGGAGGCGCTGGACCGGTTCGGGGGCGAGCCGGTGCTGGCGCTGGTCTCGGCGTACGCCGCCCTGCACGCCCGGCTCGAGGCCACCGAGCGCGAGCTCGACGAGGTCGTGGCCAGCGCGCGGGAGCGGGCCCGGGAGGCGGACCTGCTGCGGTTCGGGCTGGGCGAGATCGAGGCGGTCGACCCCAAGCCGGGCGAGGACGCGCAGCTGGCGGCGGACGAGGCGCGGCTGGGCTACGCCGAGGAGCTGCGCACCGCGGCCGAGGGCGCCCGCGAGGCGCTGTCGAGCGAGAGCGGCGACCCGGACGCGCTGGCGGCGGCGTCGGCGGCGCGGACCCTGCTCGAGAGCGTGCGCGCGCACGACGCCGACGCGGGGGCGCTGGCGGACCGGCTGGCCGAGATCACCTACCTGCTCAGCGACCTGGCCGCGGACGTGGCGTCCTACGCCGCGGGCGTGGACGCCGACCCGGCGCGACTGGCCGCCACCTCCGAGCGGCGGGCGGCGCTGACCGCGCTGACCCGCAAGTACGGCGAGACCGCCGAGGACGTCCTGGCCTGGGCCGAGACGTCGGCGGCCCGGCTGCTGGACCTCGACGGCACCGACGAGCGGATCGAGACCCTGCGCGAGCAGCAGCGCTCACTGCGCGCCGAGCTGGGCGAGGTCGCCCTCAGCCTGTCCGCGGCGCGGTCCGAGGCGGCGACGCGGCTCGCCACCGAGGTCACCGCCGAGCTGAGCCTCCTGGCCATGCCGCACGCCCGCCTCGAGGTCACCGTGAGCCAGCACGAGGTCGACGCGCCGGCCGGCGAGCCGTCGGGGAGCCCGCTCGAGGTGGGCCGGCGCTGGCTGCGGCACAACGCGAGCGGCGTGGACGAGGTCGAGCTGCTGCTGGCCGCCAACACCGGCTCCGAGCCGCGGCCGCTGCACAAGGGCGCGTCCGGCGGTGAGCTGTCGCGGGTGATGCTGGCCCTCGAGGTGGCGCTGGCCGGGACCAGCCCGGTGCCGACGTTCGTCTTCGACGAGGTCGACGCCGGCGTGGGCGGCAGCGCCGCGGTCGAGATCGGCCGGCGCCTGGCCCAGCTGGCCCGCACCGCCCAGGTGCTGGTGGTGACGCACCTGCCCCAGGTCGCGGCGTACGCCGATCGCCACGTCCTGGTCGAGAAGGCCAGCGACGGCTCGGTCACCAGCTCCGGGCTGACCGTGCTGGACGAGGCGGCCCGCGAGCGGGAGCTGTCGCGCATGCTGGCGGGGCTGGCCGAGTCCGACACGGCGCTGGCCCACGCCCGCGAGCTGCTCGAGGTGGCCGCGCCCGCCCGGGCCCTGGCCTGA
- a CDS encoding NAD kinase, producing the protein MTTTDAADHAGDDAAAAPDGAQPRRVLILSHTGREAARDVSTRLCKALTEHGIVVRLLAEEAADLGIGPSSYSLIELRDDDTELACDCELAVVVGGDGSILRAAEVTWGTGTPVLGVNLGHVGFLAEAEVDDVENVIDAIVERRWAPEDRLALDVRAFRDGELIRHTFALNEASVEKASRERMIEVVVEVDNRPLSRWGCDGVVLSTPTGSTAYNFSAGGPIVWPRVEALLVVPLSAHALFARPLVVAPDSVLAVEVMSRTDGVGVLWCDGRRTVDLPPGARIEVRRAEQPVRLARLHDSPFTDRLVAKFDLPVEGWRGSAERRRRAEDRADRAEDRGDRAEERLDRVEHRAEHRAEHRAADGED; encoded by the coding sequence GTGACCACGACGGACGCCGCTGACCACGCCGGCGACGACGCAGCCGCCGCCCCGGACGGGGCGCAGCCGCGGCGCGTCCTGATCCTGTCGCACACCGGTCGCGAAGCCGCGCGCGACGTCTCGACGCGGCTGTGCAAAGCGCTCACCGAGCACGGGATCGTGGTCCGGCTGCTCGCCGAGGAGGCCGCGGACCTGGGGATCGGGCCGTCGTCGTACTCCCTCATCGAGCTGCGCGACGACGACACCGAGCTGGCCTGTGACTGCGAGCTGGCCGTGGTGGTCGGCGGGGACGGGTCGATCCTGCGCGCCGCGGAGGTGACGTGGGGGACCGGGACGCCGGTGCTGGGGGTCAACCTGGGCCACGTCGGGTTCCTGGCCGAGGCCGAGGTGGACGACGTCGAGAACGTCATCGACGCGATCGTCGAGCGGCGGTGGGCGCCGGAGGACCGGCTGGCGCTCGACGTGCGGGCGTTCCGGGACGGCGAGCTGATCCGGCACACCTTCGCGCTCAACGAGGCGTCGGTGGAGAAGGCCTCGCGCGAGCGGATGATCGAGGTCGTCGTCGAGGTCGACAACCGGCCGCTGTCGCGGTGGGGCTGCGATGGGGTGGTGCTGTCCACGCCGACGGGGTCGACCGCCTACAACTTCAGTGCGGGCGGGCCGATCGTCTGGCCGCGGGTCGAGGCGCTGCTGGTGGTGCCGCTGAGCGCGCACGCGCTCTTCGCGCGGCCGCTGGTGGTGGCGCCGGACTCGGTGCTGGCCGTCGAGGTCATGTCGCGCACCGATGGGGTCGGCGTGCTGTGGTGCGACGGCCGGCGCACGGTGGACCTGCCGCCGGGGGCGCGCATCGAGGTGCGGCGGGCCGAGCAGCCGGTGCGCCTGGCCCGGCTCCACGACTCGCCGTTCACCGACCGGCTGGTGGCCAAGTTCGACCTGCCGGTCGAAGGGTGGCGTGGCTCGGCCGAGCGCCGCCGCCGGGCCGAGGACCGCGCCGACCGGGCCGAGGACCGGGGCGATCGGGCTGAGGAGCGGCTCGACCGGGTCGAGCACCGGGCCGAGCACCGGGCCGAGCACCGGGCCGCGGACGGGGAGGACTGA
- a CDS encoding TlyA family RNA methyltransferase — translation MPPRRLRLDAELVRRGLARSREHAAELVAAGRVGVSGATAGKPATQVTTDVAIVVVEDPDRPDYVSRGGHKLAGALAVFEPLGLLVEGRRCLDAGASTGGFTDVLLRAGAREVVAVDVGYGQLAWSLRSDERVRVHDRTNIREITPELVGGPVDLVVGDLSFISLALVLAPLVGVTREDGDLALMVKPQFEVGKDRVGKGGVVRDPALRAEAVAAVAARAAELGWGARAVARSPLPGPSGNVEFFLWLRRGPAELDEADIHSAVRG, via the coding sequence GTGCCACCGAGGCGGCTCCGGCTGGATGCGGAGCTGGTCCGGCGCGGGCTGGCGCGCTCGCGCGAGCACGCGGCCGAGCTGGTCGCGGCGGGTCGGGTCGGCGTGTCGGGGGCGACGGCGGGCAAGCCGGCCACCCAGGTGACCACGGACGTGGCCATCGTGGTGGTCGAGGACCCGGATCGGCCGGACTACGTGTCGCGCGGCGGGCACAAGCTGGCCGGGGCGCTGGCGGTCTTCGAGCCGCTGGGTCTGCTGGTCGAGGGCCGGCGCTGCCTGGACGCGGGGGCGTCGACGGGCGGGTTCACCGACGTGCTGCTGCGGGCGGGGGCGCGGGAGGTGGTGGCGGTCGACGTGGGGTACGGGCAGCTGGCCTGGTCGCTGCGTTCGGACGAGCGGGTGCGGGTGCACGACCGGACCAACATCCGCGAGATCACCCCCGAGCTGGTGGGCGGGCCGGTGGACCTGGTGGTGGGGGACCTGTCCTTCATCTCGCTGGCCCTGGTGCTGGCGCCGCTCGTCGGGGTGACCCGGGAGGACGGCGACCTGGCGCTCATGGTCAAGCCGCAGTTCGAGGTGGGCAAGGACCGGGTCGGCAAGGGTGGGGTGGTCCGCGACCCGGCGCTGCGGGCCGAGGCGGTGGCGGCGGTGGCCGCACGGGCCGCGGAGCTCGGGTGGGGCGCGCGGGCGGTGGCCCGCAGCCCGCTGCCGGGGCCGTCGGGGAACGTCGAGTTCTTCCTGTGGCTGCGGCGGGGGCCGGCCGAGCTGGACGAGGCGGACATCCACAGCGCCGTGCGAGGCTGA